The proteins below come from a single Kosakonia sp. SMBL-WEM22 genomic window:
- the slyD gene encoding peptidylprolyl isomerase, producing the protein MKVAKDLVVSLAYQVRTEDGVLVDESPVSAPLDYLHGHGSLISGLENALDGHEVGDKFDVAVGANDAYGQYDENLVQRVPKDVFMGVDELQVGMRFLAETDQGPVPVEITEVEDDHVVVDGNHMLAGQNLKFNVEVVAIREATEEELAHGHVHGPHGHDHDHDHGHDGCCGGHGHDHDHGHDHGGKGGCGNGGCGCH; encoded by the coding sequence ATGAAAGTAGCAAAAGACCTGGTGGTCAGCCTGGCCTATCAGGTACGTACAGAAGACGGTGTATTAGTTGATGAGTCTCCGGTGAGTGCACCGCTGGACTACCTGCACGGTCACGGCTCCCTGATCTCCGGTCTGGAAAACGCGCTGGACGGTCATGAAGTCGGCGACAAATTCGATGTGGCTGTTGGCGCGAACGACGCTTACGGTCAGTACGATGAAAATCTGGTGCAGCGCGTTCCGAAAGACGTCTTCATGGGCGTTGACGAACTGCAGGTTGGCATGCGCTTCCTGGCTGAAACTGACCAGGGCCCGGTGCCGGTTGAGATCACCGAAGTGGAAGATGACCACGTAGTGGTTGATGGTAACCACATGCTGGCGGGTCAGAACCTGAAGTTCAACGTCGAAGTTGTCGCGATTCGCGAAGCAACCGAAGAAGAGCTGGCGCACGGTCACGTTCATGGCCCGCATGGTCACGATCATGACCACGACCACGGTCACGACGGCTGCTGCGGTGGTCACGGCCACGATCACGACCATGGTCACGATCATGGCGGTAAAGGTGGTTGCGGTAACGGCGGTTGCGGCTGCCACTAA
- a CDS encoding YheV family putative zinc ribbon protein, producing MAVRKRFIAGATCPSCQAKDSMAMWRENNVDIVECVKCGHQMREADKEARDHVRKDEQVIGIFHPD from the coding sequence ATGGCTGTACGTAAACGTTTTATTGCCGGTGCGACCTGTCCGTCGTGCCAGGCGAAAGACTCAATGGCGATGTGGCGCGAAAATAACGTCGATATTGTTGAGTGTGTTAAGTGCGGGCATCAGATGCGCGAAGCGGATAAAGAAGCACGCGATCATGTTCGCAAAGATGAGCAAGTTATCGGGATTTTTCATCCGGACTAG
- the kefB gene encoding glutathione-regulated potassium-efflux system protein KefB — protein sequence MEGSALLLAGVLFLFAAVVAVPLAARLGIGAVLGYLLAGIAIGPWGLGFISDVDEILHFSELGVVFLMFIIGLELNPSKLWELRRSIFGVGAAQVLLSAAILAGLLMLTKFSWQAALIGGIGLAMSSTAMALQLMRDKGMNRSESGQLGFSVLLFQDLAVIPALALVPLLAGNGDDHLDWMKVGMKVLAFAGMLIGGRYLLRPVFRFIAASGVREVFTAATLLLVLGSALFMDALGLSMALGTFIAGILLAESEYRHELEIAIEPFKGLLLGLFFISVGMALNLGVLYTHLLWVVMSVAVLVAVKSLVLYGLARIYGLRSSERMQFAGVLSQGGEFAFVLFSTASSQRLFKDDQMALLLVTVTLSMMTTPLLMRAIDKLLSRRFNKPEDEDEAPWVDDDKPQVIVVGFGRFGQVIGRLLMANEMRITVLERDISAVNLMRKYGYKVYYGDATQLELLRSAGAEAAQSIVITCNDPVDTMKLVELCQQHFPHLAILARARGRVEAHELLQAGVTQFSRETFSSALELGRKALISLGMHPHQAQRAQLHFRRLDMRMLRELMPVHTDTVQISRVREARRELEEIFQREMQQERRQLDGWDEFE from the coding sequence ATGGAAGGTTCCGCACTCTTACTGGCCGGCGTGCTATTTCTCTTCGCGGCGGTAGTCGCTGTGCCGCTGGCCGCACGTTTAGGGATTGGCGCCGTGCTGGGTTACCTGCTGGCGGGTATTGCGATTGGCCCATGGGGACTGGGGTTTATCAGCGACGTTGATGAGATCCTCCACTTCTCAGAGCTGGGCGTGGTGTTCCTGATGTTTATCATTGGGCTCGAACTTAACCCGTCGAAATTGTGGGAGCTGCGTCGCTCGATTTTTGGTGTCGGTGCGGCGCAGGTGCTGTTAAGTGCGGCGATCCTCGCAGGCCTGCTGATGCTGACGAAATTCTCCTGGCAGGCGGCGTTAATTGGCGGTATTGGTCTTGCGATGTCCTCTACCGCGATGGCGCTGCAACTGATGCGCGATAAAGGGATGAACCGCAGCGAGTCCGGTCAGCTTGGTTTCTCGGTGCTGTTGTTCCAGGATCTGGCGGTGATCCCGGCGCTGGCGCTGGTGCCGCTGCTGGCGGGCAACGGCGACGATCATCTCGACTGGATGAAGGTGGGCATGAAGGTGCTCGCCTTTGCCGGGATGCTGATCGGCGGGCGTTACCTGCTGCGCCCTGTGTTTCGTTTTATCGCCGCTTCCGGCGTGCGCGAAGTCTTTACCGCCGCCACGCTGCTGCTAGTACTGGGGTCGGCGCTGTTTATGGATGCCCTCGGCCTGTCGATGGCGCTGGGTACGTTTATTGCTGGCATTCTGCTGGCGGAGAGCGAATACCGCCACGAGCTGGAGATTGCCATTGAGCCGTTTAAAGGGCTGCTGTTGGGGCTGTTCTTTATTTCGGTCGGCATGGCGCTGAACCTCGGCGTGCTCTATACCCATCTATTGTGGGTAGTGATGAGCGTTGCGGTGCTGGTGGCCGTAAAATCGCTGGTGCTGTACGGGCTGGCGCGCATTTACGGTCTGCGTAGCTCTGAGCGGATGCAGTTTGCTGGGGTATTGAGCCAGGGCGGTGAGTTCGCGTTTGTGCTCTTTTCCACCGCTTCCTCGCAGCGGCTGTTTAAAGACGATCAGATGGCGCTGCTGCTGGTAACCGTCACGCTGTCGATGATGACCACGCCGCTGCTGATGCGCGCCATTGATAAGCTGCTCTCCCGACGTTTCAACAAGCCGGAGGATGAAGATGAAGCGCCGTGGGTCGATGATGATAAGCCGCAGGTGATTGTCGTCGGTTTTGGGCGCTTCGGGCAGGTGATTGGCCGCCTGCTGATGGCGAACGAGATGCGCATTACCGTGCTGGAGCGTGATATCAGCGCGGTGAACCTGATGCGTAAATATGGCTACAAAGTCTATTACGGTGATGCGACGCAGCTGGAGTTATTGCGCTCGGCAGGGGCGGAGGCCGCACAATCGATTGTCATCACCTGTAACGATCCGGTCGATACCATGAAGCTGGTGGAGCTTTGCCAGCAGCACTTTCCCCATCTGGCGATTTTGGCGCGGGCGCGGGGACGTGTCGAAGCGCATGAGCTGTTGCAGGCGGGCGTGACGCAGTTCTCGCGCGAAACCTTCTCCAGTGCGCTGGAGTTAGGGCGTAAGGCTCTGATTTCACTGGGTATGCATCCGCATCAGGCGCAGCGGGCGCAGCTGCACTTCAGGCGGCTCGATATGCGCATGCTGCGCGAGCTGATGCCGGTGCATACCGATACGGTACAAATTTCCCGCGTACGTGAAGCGCGCCGCGAGCTGGAAGAGATTTTCCAGCGTGAGATGCAGCAAGAGCGGCGTCAGCTCGACGGCTGGGATGAGTTTGAATAA
- the kefG gene encoding glutathione-regulated potassium-efflux system ancillary protein KefG → MSQAAKVLLIYAHPESQDSVANRVLLKPATQLENVTVHDLYARYPDFFIDIPYEQALLREHDVIVFQHPLYTYSCPALLKEWLDRVLSRGFASGTGGNQLAGKYWRSVITTGEPEAAYRHDGLNRYSLNDVLRPFELTAAMCRMHWLSPIIIYWARRQSAQELAHHAKAYGDWLASPLPPGGR, encoded by the coding sequence ATGTCGCAGGCAGCAAAAGTGTTGCTGATCTATGCCCATCCGGAATCACAGGACTCGGTTGCGAACCGGGTTTTGCTTAAGCCGGCCACGCAACTGGAGAACGTAACGGTGCACGATCTTTACGCCCGTTACCCCGATTTTTTTATTGATATTCCCTATGAACAGGCGTTATTGCGCGAGCATGACGTTATTGTTTTTCAACATCCCCTTTATACCTACAGTTGTCCGGCGCTGCTGAAAGAGTGGCTCGACCGCGTGTTGAGCCGCGGCTTTGCCAGCGGAACAGGTGGGAACCAACTGGCGGGAAAGTACTGGCGTAGCGTGATCACCACTGGTGAGCCGGAGGCGGCTTATCGTCATGATGGTCTCAACCGCTACTCCCTCAATGATGTTTTACGCCCTTTTGAGTTGACCGCCGCGATGTGCCGTATGCACTGGCTCAGCCCAATTATCATCTACTGGGCACGTCGCCAGTCGGCGCAGGAGCTGGCACACCACGCCAAAGCTTACGGCGACTGGCTGGCTTCGCCGCTGCCGCCGGGAGGCCGTTAA
- a CDS encoding ABC transporter ATP-binding protein — protein sequence MIVFSSLQIRRGVRVLLDNATATINPGQKVGLVGKNGCGKSTLLALLKNEISADGGSATFPGTWQLAWVNQETPALDEAAIDYVIDGDREYRQLEAALKAANERNDGNAIATVHGKLDAIDAWTVRSRAASLLHGLGFSNEQLDRPVSAFSGGWRMRLNLAQALICRSDLLLLDEPTNHLDLDAVIWLEKWLKNYPGTLILISHDRDFLDPVVDKILHIEQQSMFEYTGNYSSFERQRATRLAQQQATYEGQQQRVAHLQSFIDRFKAKASKAKQAQSRIKMLERMELIAPAHVDNPFHFSFRAPESLPNPILKMEKVSAGYGDRTILNAIKLNLVPGSRIGLLGRNGAGKSTLIKLLAGELAAQSGEIGLAKGIKLGYFAQHQLEFLRADESPLQHLARLAPQELEQKLRDYLGGFGFQGDKVTEATERFSGGEKARLVLALIVWQRPNLLLLDEPTNHLDLDMRQALTDALIEFEGALVVVSHDRHLLRSTTDDLYLVHDGKVEPFDGDLDDYQQWLSDVQKQESQPTDAAKENANSAQARKDQKRREAELRTQTQPLRKEIARLEKEMEKLNTQLADAEEKLSDSGLYDQSRKAELTTCLQQQATAKAGLEECEMAWLDAQEQLEAMLQAE from the coding sequence ATGATTGTTTTCTCCTCGTTACAAATTCGTCGCGGCGTGCGTGTCCTGTTGGACAACGCCACAGCCACCATCAACCCGGGCCAGAAAGTGGGCCTGGTGGGTAAAAACGGCTGCGGCAAATCGACCCTGCTCGCGCTGTTGAAAAACGAGATAAGCGCCGACGGCGGCAGCGCCACTTTCCCCGGCACCTGGCAGCTGGCGTGGGTCAACCAGGAAACACCGGCGCTGGACGAAGCAGCGATAGATTATGTGATAGACGGCGATCGTGAATATCGCCAGCTGGAAGCGGCGCTTAAGGCCGCCAACGAGCGCAACGACGGCAATGCTATCGCCACGGTTCACGGCAAGCTTGATGCAATCGATGCCTGGACGGTGCGCTCCCGCGCCGCCAGCCTGCTGCACGGTTTAGGCTTCTCTAACGAGCAGCTCGACCGCCCGGTCAGCGCCTTCTCCGGCGGCTGGCGCATGCGCTTAAACCTCGCGCAGGCGCTGATTTGCCGCTCCGATTTACTGCTGCTTGATGAACCGACAAACCACCTCGATCTCGATGCCGTTATCTGGCTGGAGAAGTGGCTGAAGAACTATCCGGGCACGCTGATCCTTATCTCGCATGACCGCGATTTTCTCGATCCGGTAGTCGATAAGATCCTGCACATTGAGCAGCAATCAATGTTTGAATACACCGGCAACTACAGCTCGTTTGAGCGCCAGCGCGCCACGCGTCTTGCGCAGCAACAGGCCACCTATGAAGGCCAGCAGCAGCGCGTTGCCCATCTGCAAAGCTTTATCGATCGCTTCAAAGCGAAAGCGAGTAAAGCGAAGCAGGCGCAAAGCCGCATCAAGATGCTGGAGCGTATGGAGCTAATAGCCCCCGCGCACGTTGATAACCCCTTCCACTTCAGCTTCCGCGCGCCGGAAAGCCTGCCCAACCCGATCCTGAAGATGGAGAAGGTGAGCGCGGGCTATGGCGATCGCACCATTCTGAACGCCATCAAGCTCAACCTGGTGCCCGGCTCACGCATTGGCCTGCTGGGGCGTAACGGTGCCGGTAAATCGACGCTGATCAAACTGCTGGCAGGCGAGCTGGCAGCACAGAGCGGCGAAATCGGCCTGGCGAAGGGGATCAAACTCGGTTACTTCGCCCAGCATCAGCTGGAATTTTTACGCGCCGACGAATCACCATTGCAGCATCTGGCGCGGCTGGCGCCGCAGGAGCTGGAGCAGAAGCTGCGTGATTATCTTGGCGGCTTCGGCTTCCAGGGGGATAAGGTCACCGAAGCGACGGAGCGCTTCTCCGGCGGCGAAAAAGCGCGGCTGGTGCTGGCGTTAATTGTCTGGCAGCGCCCGAACCTGCTGCTGCTCGATGAACCGACCAACCATCTCGATCTCGATATGCGCCAGGCACTCACCGATGCGCTGATTGAGTTTGAAGGCGCGCTGGTCGTGGTGTCGCACGACCGTCACCTGTTGCGCTCAACGACCGACGACCTTTACCTTGTCCACGATGGCAAAGTGGAGCCGTTCGATGGCGATCTGGATGATTACCAGCAGTGGCTGAGCGACGTGCAGAAGCAGGAGAGCCAGCCGACGGACGCCGCAAAAGAGAACGCCAACAGCGCCCAGGCGCGTAAAGATCAGAAGCGTCGTGAAGCGGAGCTGCGCACACAAACGCAGCCGCTGCGTAAAGAGATCGCCCGTCTGGAAAAAGAGATGGAGAAGCTCAATACGCAACTGGCCGACGCAGAAGAGAAGCTTAGCGACAGCGGCCTGTACGATCAGAGCCGTAAAGCAGAGCTGACCACCTGTCTGCAACAGCAGGCAACAGCGAAAGCGGGCCTTGAGGAGTGTGAAATGGCGTGGCTTGATGCGCAGGAGCAGCTTGAGGCGATGCTGCAGGCGGAGTAA
- a CDS encoding nicotinate phosphoribosyltransferase produces the protein MKLNPILAIDGYKVSHRVQYPQGTTKVYSNFTPRSDRFFQSPVADGKLVFFGLQGFLKWFMVDLFNDAFFSRPEEEVVNEYKEVMDSYLGKDSVAVDHIRDLHRLGYLPLHIKSLDEGSKVPMKVPVLTITNTREEFFWLVNYLETVLSAELWKASTNATIAHHYRKICEQWAAKTCSDLTHLDFQCHDFSFRGMAGLHDTAQAGAGHLLSFKGTDSIPSLLYARDFYTGGEEYFIGASIPATEHSVMCMGEHEHEIETFRRLIADIYPQGFVSIVSDTWDYWRVITEYTRELKSLILGREGRVVFRPDSGDPVEILCGTGADDDTRVDRTPEEKGSVEVLWEIFGGTVNEKGYKVLDPHVGLIYGDSITLARANQILSRLEAKGFASSNVVFGVGSFTYQYNTRDTFGFAMKATWGAVNGEGRMIFKEPKTDSGLKRSARGLLRVERDGQGELQLHDEQSWEQEQGGELKTRFLDGKLYDTEHFETIRQRLANQR, from the coding sequence ATGAAACTGAATCCGATTCTCGCCATCGACGGCTATAAAGTATCGCACCGCGTGCAGTATCCGCAGGGCACAACAAAGGTTTACTCCAACTTCACACCGCGCAGCGATCGCTTTTTCCAGTCTCCCGTTGCCGACGGCAAACTGGTCTTCTTTGGCCTGCAGGGTTTTCTGAAGTGGTTTATGGTCGATCTTTTCAATGACGCCTTCTTTTCTCGCCCGGAAGAGGAGGTAGTGAATGAGTACAAAGAGGTGATGGATAGCTACCTCGGTAAGGATAGCGTGGCGGTCGATCATATCCGTGACTTGCACCGTTTAGGCTACCTGCCGCTGCACATCAAATCCCTGGATGAGGGGAGCAAAGTGCCGATGAAGGTGCCGGTACTGACCATCACCAATACCCGCGAGGAGTTCTTCTGGCTAGTAAACTACCTGGAAACGGTGCTCTCTGCCGAGTTGTGGAAAGCTTCGACTAACGCCACCATCGCACACCACTACCGCAAAATTTGTGAGCAGTGGGCGGCAAAAACCTGTAGCGATCTCACGCACCTTGACTTCCAGTGCCACGACTTCTCCTTCCGCGGCATGGCGGGCCTGCACGATACCGCGCAGGCGGGCGCGGGTCACCTGCTGAGTTTTAAAGGCACCGACAGCATCCCTTCGCTGCTCTATGCCCGCGATTTCTACACCGGGGGCGAGGAGTACTTTATCGGCGCAAGCATTCCGGCGACTGAGCACAGCGTGATGTGCATGGGCGAGCATGAGCACGAAATTGAGACCTTCCGCCGCCTGATTGCCGATATCTATCCGCAGGGCTTTGTCTCTATCGTTTCCGATACCTGGGATTACTGGCGCGTGATTACTGAATATACCCGCGAGCTGAAATCGTTGATTCTGGGGCGTGAAGGACGCGTTGTTTTCCGCCCGGACAGCGGTGACCCGGTTGAGATCCTCTGCGGCACCGGTGCAGATGATGACACGCGAGTCGATCGCACCCCAGAGGAGAAAGGTTCCGTTGAAGTATTGTGGGAGATTTTCGGCGGCACTGTTAACGAGAAGGGGTACAAGGTGCTGGATCCGCATGTCGGCCTGATTTATGGCGACTCGATTACGCTGGCGCGCGCCAATCAAATTCTTTCTCGCCTGGAAGCGAAAGGCTTCGCCAGCTCCAACGTCGTATTTGGCGTCGGCTCTTTTACCTACCAGTACAACACCCGTGACACCTTTGGCTTTGCGATGAAAGCGACCTGGGGCGCAGTAAATGGCGAAGGGCGGATGATCTTTAAAGAGCCGAAAACCGACAGCGGCCTGAAGCGTTCGGCACGTGGCCTGTTACGGGTTGAGCGCGATGGTCAGGGTGAACTGCAACTGCACGATGAGCAAAGCTGGGAGCAGGAGCAGGGCGGGGAGCTTAAAACTCGTTTCCTCGACGGTAAGCTTTACGACACCGAGCACTTTGAGACCATTCGCCAGCGCCTGGCGAACCAGCGTTAA
- the prs gene encoding ribose-phosphate diphosphokinase, which yields MASRIELFIDNQHVEIDHGVFPDGAVWLKVTGELPVSAQLMRIRVAAMRDMNDFMLLAQLVDAVRHVSDIAVSHLQLAWLPWARQDRHMVAGDSFALKVFANQLNTLNFDKVFILDPHSDAAAAAINNCVAIPQETCLLQSETLRRAIAHGELMLVAPDAGALKKIHNVAKATGAKNYAILTKERDVASGNLTGFALVAGEVAGKDLLIVDDLCDAGGTFIGSAQVLREAGARSVSLYVTHGIFSKGVENLLNNGIDAIYTTTSFTSPTLASPGVELIDIATLFRA from the coding sequence ATGGCGAGCAGAATCGAACTCTTTATCGATAATCAACATGTTGAAATCGACCACGGCGTATTCCCCGATGGTGCGGTCTGGCTGAAAGTGACGGGCGAACTGCCCGTTTCCGCCCAGCTGATGCGCATCCGCGTCGCCGCCATGCGTGATATGAACGATTTTATGCTGTTGGCACAACTCGTAGACGCGGTACGCCATGTCAGCGATATCGCAGTCAGTCATCTGCAGCTCGCCTGGCTGCCGTGGGCGCGCCAGGATCGCCATATGGTGGCGGGCGACAGCTTCGCACTGAAAGTCTTCGCCAACCAGCTCAACACCCTGAACTTCGATAAAGTCTTTATTCTCGATCCCCACAGCGATGCCGCCGCAGCCGCCATTAACAACTGCGTCGCCATTCCGCAGGAAACCTGCCTCTTGCAAAGCGAGACGCTGCGCCGCGCCATTGCGCACGGCGAACTGATGCTGGTGGCGCCGGACGCAGGCGCGCTGAAAAAGATCCATAACGTGGCGAAAGCTACCGGCGCGAAAAATTACGCCATTCTCACCAAAGAGCGCGATGTTGCCAGCGGTAATCTGACCGGCTTTGCGTTAGTGGCCGGTGAGGTGGCGGGGAAAGATCTGCTGATTGTCGACGATCTCTGCGATGCGGGCGGCACCTTTATCGGCTCGGCGCAGGTTCTGCGTGAAGCGGGGGCGCGCAGCGTTAGCTTGTATGTTACGCACGGTATCTTTTCGAAAGGCGTTGAGAACCTGCTCAATAACGGGATTGACGCTATCTACACCACCACTTCGTTTACTTCGCCGACGCTGGCTTCGCCGGGCGTTGAATTGATCGACATTGCCACGTTATTTCGCGCTTAA
- a CDS encoding NUDIX domain-containing protein produces the protein MISEAEYLDSYDPSRFPSPLVTVDSVLFSLHQQTLCVLLVERASQPQQGCWGLPGGFIDMAQDSSTRATALRKLTEKTGVSPSWLEQLDTFSGPERDPRGWSLTVAWYALISWVACAPHIASVSDAKWVPVASLDDLQLAFDHGEIIHAALRRLRQKTMYSLLPVYCLPDTFTQSQLQEATEIILGQPIQRKSLIRRFEASGMFEETGESVATGARKARLWRRKADVDIHLFSRNLLAD, from the coding sequence ATGATCAGTGAAGCAGAATATCTGGATTCTTACGATCCCAGCCGTTTTCCCTCGCCGCTAGTGACGGTCGATAGCGTGCTGTTTAGCCTGCATCAGCAGACGCTCTGCGTACTGTTGGTGGAGCGCGCCAGCCAGCCGCAACAAGGGTGCTGGGGATTGCCCGGCGGCTTTATTGATATGGCGCAGGATAGCTCTACCCGTGCAACGGCGCTGCGCAAGCTGACGGAAAAAACCGGCGTCTCGCCCTCATGGCTTGAACAGCTTGATACCTTCTCCGGCCCAGAACGCGATCCGCGCGGCTGGAGTTTGACCGTCGCCTGGTACGCGCTTATTTCGTGGGTCGCCTGCGCGCCCCATATCGCAAGCGTCAGCGATGCCAAATGGGTGCCGGTTGCCAGCCTCGATGATCTTCAGTTGGCCTTCGATCACGGCGAGATCATCCACGCCGCGCTGCGCCGCTTACGGCAGAAAACGATGTATTCGTTACTGCCCGTTTACTGTTTGCCTGATACGTTTACCCAAAGCCAGTTGCAAGAAGCGACAGAGATTATCCTCGGCCAGCCGATCCAGCGCAAAAGTCTGATCCGCCGTTTTGAAGCCTCCGGTATGTTTGAAGAGACCGGGGAGAGTGTGGCGACCGGGGCGCGAAAAGCGCGTTTGTGGCGACGTAAAGCAGATGTCGATATCCACCTTTTTTCACGTAACTTGCTGGCGGATTGA
- a CDS encoding hydrolase — translation MTDITPSQLAHLKDDMHGFRPMRGASNPHLQTMLPRLIRRRVAFEPWWQRLELPDGDFVDLAWSEEPNQARHKPRLVVFHGLEGSLHSPYAHGLINAAKQRGWLGVVMHFRGCSGIPNRLNRIYHSGETEDGTWFLTWLRQELGEAPTAAVGYSLGGNMLGCLLAKADDDLPLDAAVIVSAPLVLEACSYHMDKGFSRVYQRYLLNLLKANAARKLRAYPGSLPTTMEVLRKMRRIRDFDDVITSKIHGFDDALDYYRRCSAMPLLPQIRKPTLIIHAKDDPFMDHHVIPDLAQLPANIEYQLTEHGGHVGFVGGTLRRPEMWLETRIPDWLSAYLGAS, via the coding sequence ATGACAGACATTACACCTTCACAACTTGCGCATTTGAAAGATGATATGCATGGCTTTCGCCCGATGCGTGGCGCGAGCAATCCACATCTTCAGACCATGCTGCCGCGTCTTATTCGCCGTCGCGTCGCGTTTGAACCCTGGTGGCAGCGCCTCGAGCTGCCGGACGGGGATTTTGTCGATCTCGCGTGGAGCGAAGAGCCGAACCAGGCGCGGCATAAACCGCGGCTGGTGGTGTTTCATGGCCTTGAAGGCAGCCTGCACAGCCCCTATGCGCACGGCCTGATCAATGCGGCGAAACAGCGCGGCTGGCTGGGCGTGGTGATGCATTTTCGCGGCTGTAGCGGCATCCCGAATCGCCTGAACCGCATCTACCACTCCGGCGAAACCGAAGATGGCACCTGGTTTCTCACCTGGCTGCGTCAGGAGCTTGGCGAGGCGCCAACCGCAGCGGTGGGATATTCGCTGGGCGGAAATATGCTCGGCTGCCTGCTGGCGAAAGCGGATGACGATCTCCCCCTCGACGCGGCGGTGATTGTTTCCGCGCCGCTGGTGCTGGAAGCCTGCAGCTATCATATGGATAAGGGCTTCTCACGCGTTTATCAGCGCTATCTGCTCAACCTACTAAAGGCCAATGCCGCGCGCAAACTGCGCGCCTATCCCGGTTCGCTGCCAACCACCATGGAGGTGCTGCGTAAAATGCGGCGCATCCGCGATTTTGATGATGTGATTACCTCAAAAATCCACGGCTTCGACGATGCGCTTGATTACTATCGCCGCTGTAGTGCTATGCCGCTGCTGCCGCAGATTCGTAAACCGACGCTTATCATTCACGCCAAGGACGATCCGTTTATGGATCATCACGTCATTCCCGATCTTGCGCAATTACCCGCTAATATTGAGTATCAATTGACGGAACATGGCGGGCACGTCGGCTTTGTCGGCGGCACGCTGCGTCGCCCGGAGATGTGGCTTGAAACGCGCATTCCGGACTGGTTATCCGCTTATCTGGGAGCATCATGA
- a CDS encoding YheU family protein, whose amino-acid sequence MIIPWQEVDADTLDNLIESFVLREGTDYGEHERSLEQKVADVKRQLQRGEAVLVWSELHETVNIMPRGQFHD is encoded by the coding sequence ATGATTATTCCGTGGCAAGAAGTCGACGCCGACACGCTCGACAATCTGATTGAGAGCTTTGTCTTGCGCGAAGGCACCGATTATGGTGAACATGAGCGTTCACTTGAGCAAAAGGTCGCCGACGTAAAACGGCAATTGCAGCGCGGCGAGGCCGTACTGGTGTGGTCAGAGCTGCACGAAACGGTGAACATTATGCCGCGCGGGCAGTTCCACGACTAA
- a CDS encoding phosphoribulokinase has protein sequence MSAKHPVIAVTGSSGAGTTTTSLAFRKIFAQLNMHAAEVEGDSFHRYTRPEMDMAIRKARDLGRHISYFGPEANDFGLLEQTFSEYGQSGQGQARKYLHTYDEAVPWNQVPGTFTPWQPLPEPTDVLFYEGLHGGVVTPQHDVARHVDLLVGVVPIVNLEWIQKMIRDTSERGHSREAVMDSVVRSMEDYINYITPQFSRTHLNFQRVPTVDTSNPFAAKGIPSLDESFVVIHFRNLEGIDYPWLLAMLQGSFISHMDTLVVPGGKMGLAMELIMTPLVQRLMEGKKIK, from the coding sequence ATGTCCGCCAAACATCCGGTCATCGCCGTCACTGGCTCCAGCGGCGCGGGAACCACCACCACCAGCCTCGCCTTTCGTAAGATCTTCGCCCAACTCAACATGCACGCGGCGGAGGTGGAAGGCGACAGCTTTCATCGTTATACCCGTCCGGAAATGGACATGGCGATCCGCAAAGCCCGCGATCTTGGGCGGCACATCAGCTATTTTGGCCCGGAAGCGAACGACTTCGGCCTGCTGGAGCAGACCTTCAGCGAGTATGGCCAGAGCGGCCAGGGCCAGGCGCGGAAATATCTCCATACTTACGATGAAGCCGTGCCGTGGAATCAGGTGCCAGGAACCTTTACCCCATGGCAGCCATTGCCGGAACCGACCGATGTGCTCTTCTACGAAGGGCTGCACGGCGGTGTGGTGACGCCGCAGCACGATGTGGCGCGTCACGTCGATCTGCTGGTGGGCGTGGTGCCGATTGTTAACCTGGAGTGGATCCAGAAGATGATCCGCGACACCAGCGAGCGCGGTCACTCCCGGGAAGCAGTGATGGATTCGGTAGTGCGCTCAATGGAGGATTACATCAACTACATCACGCCGCAGTTCTCCCGCACTCATCTCAACTTCCAGCGCGTTCCTACCGTCGATACCTCCAACCCCTTCGCCGCCAAAGGCATCCCTTCTCTGGATGAGAGCTTTGTGGTGATTCATTTCCGCAATCTGGAGGGGATCGACTATCCGTGGCTGCTGGCGATGTTGCAGGGCTCGTTTATCTCGCACATGGATACGCTGGTGGTGCCGGGTGGCAAAATGGGGCTGGCGATGGAGCTGATTATGACGCCGCTGGTGCAACGGCTGATGGAAGGTAAAAAGATTAAATAA